In the genome of Cronobacter malonaticus LMG 23826, one region contains:
- the rluA gene encoding bifunctional tRNA pseudouridine(32) synthase/23S rRNA pseudouridine(746) synthase RluA has translation MLDAYNPPQDPWLLILYQDEHIMVVNKPSGLLSVPGRLEEHKDSVMTRIQRDFPKAESVHRLDMATSGVIAVALTKAAERELKRQFREREPKKHYVARVWGHPEKAQGVVDLPLICDWPNRPKQKVCYETGKAAQTEYEVLEYADDNTARVLLRPITGRSHQLRVHMMALGHPILGDKFYATPEAFARAPRLQLHAEQLTITHPAYGTPMTFRAPADF, from the coding sequence ATGCTGGATGCCTACAACCCGCCGCAAGACCCGTGGCTGCTCATTCTTTATCAGGATGAGCATATTATGGTGGTCAATAAACCCAGCGGCCTGCTTTCTGTGCCCGGACGGCTTGAGGAGCACAAAGACAGCGTGATGACCCGCATTCAGCGCGATTTCCCGAAGGCGGAGTCGGTACACCGGCTGGATATGGCCACCAGCGGGGTGATTGCGGTGGCGCTTACCAAAGCCGCGGAGCGCGAGCTAAAAAGGCAGTTCCGCGAACGCGAGCCGAAGAAGCACTACGTGGCGCGCGTCTGGGGACACCCGGAGAAAGCGCAGGGGGTTGTGGATTTACCGCTGATTTGCGACTGGCCGAACCGGCCGAAGCAGAAGGTCTGCTATGAGACCGGTAAGGCGGCGCAAACCGAGTATGAGGTGCTGGAGTACGCGGACGATAATACCGCCCGCGTGTTGCTCAGGCCGATTACCGGGCGTTCACATCAGCTACGCGTACATATGATGGCGCTTGGGCATCCGATTCTGGGCGATAAGTTTTACGCCACACCCGAGGCGTTTGCCCGCGCGCCGCGTCTGCAGCTGCACGCCGAGCAGCTGACGATTACGCATCCGGCCTATGGCACGCCGATGACGTTCAGGGCACCCGCCGATTTCTGA
- the djlA gene encoding co-chaperone DjlA, whose translation MQYWGKLVGGLTGLLVGGGVWGVILGLVIGHMIDKARSRRTVWFTSQQERQSLFFATTFEVMGHLTKSKGRVTEADIQVATQFMDRMNLHGASRDAARNAFRVGKENGYPLRDKMRQLRSVCFGRFDLIRMFLEIQIQTAFADGSLHPKERDVLYVIGEELGISRMQFDQFLRMMQGGAQFGSGQQSWHNGDAQQAPRGPTLEDACNVLGVKTTDDATTIKRAYRKLMSEHHPDKLVAKGLPPQMMQMAQQKAQEIQKAYDMIKTAKGFR comes from the coding sequence ATGCAGTATTGGGGAAAACTGGTTGGAGGGCTCACCGGGCTGCTGGTCGGCGGTGGAGTCTGGGGCGTCATCTTGGGCCTGGTGATAGGCCATATGATAGACAAAGCGCGCAGCCGCCGTACCGTCTGGTTCACCAGCCAGCAGGAACGTCAGTCGCTCTTCTTCGCTACTACGTTTGAGGTGATGGGACACCTGACCAAATCGAAAGGTCGTGTCACCGAAGCCGATATTCAGGTGGCGACGCAGTTTATGGATCGCATGAACCTGCACGGCGCGTCGAGAGACGCGGCCCGCAACGCGTTTCGCGTGGGCAAGGAGAATGGCTATCCGCTGCGCGATAAAATGCGCCAGCTGCGCAGCGTCTGCTTTGGCCGTTTTGATCTGATTCGGATGTTTCTGGAAATTCAGATCCAGACCGCCTTTGCGGACGGCTCGCTGCACCCGAAAGAGCGCGACGTGCTGTATGTCATTGGCGAAGAGCTGGGCATTTCCCGTATGCAGTTCGATCAGTTCCTGCGCATGATGCAGGGCGGCGCGCAGTTTGGCTCCGGTCAGCAATCCTGGCACAACGGCGATGCGCAGCAGGCGCCGCGCGGGCCGACGCTGGAAGACGCCTGCAACGTGCTGGGTGTGAAAACCACCGATGACGCCACGACCATCAAACGTGCGTACCGTAAGCTGATGAGCGAGCATCATCCTGACAAACTGGTCGCCAAAGGGTTGCCGCCGCAGATGATGCAAATGGCGCAGCAAAAGGCGCAGGAGATCCAGAAAGCCTACGACATGATTAAGACGGCGAAAGGGTTTCGTTAA
- the lptD gene encoding LPS assembly protein LptD, with product MKKRIPTLLATMIGTALYSQQGMAADLASQCKLGIPTYNRPLVQGEPNQLPVTINADHAKGNYPDNAVFTGNVDIQQGNGRLQADEVQLHQKQVEGQPTPVRTVDALGNVHYDDNQVILKGPKAWANLNTKDTNVWEGDYQMVGRQGRGKADLMKQRGENRYTILENGSFTSCLPGSDTWSVVGSEVIHDREEQVAEIWNARFKLGPVPVFYSPYLQLPVGDKRRSGFLIPNAQYSKSNYFEFSLPYYWNIAPNFDATITPHYMHKRGNVQWQNEFRYLTQAGTGLMEFDYLPSDNVYQDEHPDMDSKHRWLFYWQHGGVMDQVWRFNVNYTKVSDTNYFNDFDSKYGSSTDGYATQFFSVGYAVQDFDATLSARQFQVFDANRGSSYRAEPQLDVNFYQNDVGPFDTRLYAQAVHFTNVNENLPEATRLHLEPTINLPMSNDWGSLNAEAKLLATHYQQDNLDRYRTYRGGNNEAANNLEDSVNRVLPQFKLDGKMVFERDANLIGDGFTQTLEPRAQYLYVPYRDQSNINNYDSSLLQSDYSGLFRDRTYGGLDRIASANQVTTGVTSRIYDDASVERFNVSVGQIYYFTQSRTGDDDINWEKNKDTGSMVWAGDTYWRISDRWGLRGGVQYDARLAAVATGNGVLEYRRDEDRVVQLNYRYASPEYIQATLPSYSTAEQYKDGINQVGMTASWPIVDRWSVVGAYYYDTNANEAADQMLGVQYNSCCYAIRVGYERKLNGWDIDKSKYDEVIGFNIELRGLSSNYGLGTQQMLRSNILPYQRSM from the coding sequence ATGAAAAAACGTATTCCCACCTTGCTGGCCACCATGATTGGCACAGCCCTCTACAGCCAACAAGGCATGGCTGCCGATCTTGCTTCTCAGTGTAAGCTTGGCATACCCACCTATAATCGTCCTCTGGTGCAGGGCGAACCTAACCAGTTGCCGGTAACGATTAACGCCGATCACGCTAAAGGTAACTACCCCGACAACGCGGTATTTACTGGTAATGTTGATATTCAGCAAGGTAATGGTCGCCTGCAGGCCGATGAAGTACAGCTTCATCAAAAGCAGGTGGAAGGCCAGCCAACGCCTGTGCGCACGGTCGATGCCCTGGGTAATGTGCACTATGACGACAATCAGGTCATCCTGAAAGGTCCTAAAGCGTGGGCGAATTTAAATACTAAAGATACGAACGTCTGGGAAGGCGATTACCAGATGGTAGGACGTCAGGGCCGCGGCAAAGCGGATCTGATGAAACAGCGCGGTGAAAACCGCTACACCATTCTGGAAAACGGCTCCTTTACTTCGTGTCTGCCCGGTTCCGATACCTGGAGCGTGGTCGGTAGTGAAGTTATCCACGACCGCGAGGAGCAGGTCGCCGAAATCTGGAACGCCCGCTTTAAGCTCGGCCCGGTGCCGGTGTTCTACAGCCCCTATTTGCAGCTGCCGGTCGGCGATAAACGCCGCTCGGGTTTCCTGATCCCGAACGCGCAATACAGTAAGAGCAACTATTTCGAGTTTTCGTTGCCGTATTACTGGAACATCGCCCCGAACTTCGACGCCACCATTACGCCGCACTATATGCATAAGCGCGGCAACGTACAGTGGCAGAACGAATTCCGCTACCTGACACAGGCGGGTACGGGCCTGATGGAGTTCGACTATCTGCCGTCGGATAACGTCTATCAGGATGAGCATCCGGACATGGATTCTAAGCACCGCTGGCTGTTCTACTGGCAGCATGGCGGCGTGATGGATCAGGTGTGGCGCTTTAACGTTAACTACACCAAAGTCAGCGACACCAATTACTTTAACGATTTCGATTCCAAATACGGTTCGAGCACCGACGGCTACGCGACGCAGTTTTTCAGCGTCGGTTATGCGGTTCAGGACTTCGACGCGACGCTTTCCGCGCGCCAGTTCCAGGTATTTGATGCTAATCGGGGCAGCTCTTACCGCGCCGAGCCGCAGCTTGACGTCAATTTCTACCAGAACGACGTCGGGCCGTTCGACACGCGTCTCTACGCTCAGGCGGTACACTTTACCAACGTGAACGAAAACCTGCCGGAAGCGACGCGTCTGCATCTGGAGCCGACCATCAACCTGCCGATGTCTAACGACTGGGGCAGCCTGAATGCCGAGGCAAAACTGCTGGCGACCCACTATCAGCAGGACAATCTCGATCGTTACCGCACGTATCGCGGCGGCAATAACGAGGCGGCCAACAATCTGGAAGACTCAGTTAACCGCGTCCTGCCGCAGTTTAAGCTCGACGGGAAAATGGTCTTCGAGCGCGACGCGAATCTCATCGGCGACGGCTTTACCCAGACGCTGGAGCCGCGCGCGCAGTACCTCTACGTGCCGTATCGCGATCAGAGCAACATTAATAACTACGACTCCTCGCTGCTGCAGTCTGACTACTCCGGCCTGTTCCGCGACCGCACCTACGGCGGCCTTGACCGTATCGCCTCCGCAAACCAGGTCACGACCGGCGTCACGTCACGTATTTATGATGACGCCTCCGTTGAACGTTTTAACGTTTCTGTAGGTCAAATCTACTACTTCACCCAGTCCCGTACCGGCGATGACGATATCAACTGGGAGAAGAACAAAGATACGGGGTCGATGGTCTGGGCCGGCGATACCTACTGGCGCATCAGCGATCGCTGGGGCCTGCGCGGCGGCGTGCAGTATGACGCCCGCCTGGCTGCCGTTGCCACCGGCAATGGCGTCCTCGAATATCGTCGCGACGAAGATCGCGTGGTACAGCTGAACTACCGTTACGCAAGTCCGGAGTATATCCAGGCGACACTGCCTTCCTATTCAACGGCGGAGCAGTATAAAGACGGTATTAATCAGGTGGGCATGACGGCGAGCTGGCCGATTGTGGATCGCTGGTCGGTGGTTGGCGCGTATTACTACGACACTAACGCCAACGAAGCGGCCGATCAGATGCTCGGCGTGCAATATAACTCCTGCTGTTATGCCATCCGCGTCGGTTATGAGCGGAAACTCAACGGCTGGGATATTGATAAGAGCAAATATGATGAGGTCATTGGCTTCAACATTGAGCTGCGCGGCCTGAGTTCCAACTACGGCCTCGGCACGCAGCAGATGCTGCGCTCGAATATTCTGCCGTATCAGCGCTCCATGTAA